A genomic window from Halogeometricum sp. S3BR5-2 includes:
- a CDS encoding COG1361 S-layer family protein, producing the protein MNRRQLIAIAFVGLLVAPGTAAAVVRGSPELAVFTPDNSVSPGERTTLNVQIQNTGDVNVAGGSAASISQVTAARGVTASLDADGTPIEIDTGQTAVGTIQDGQIGTAGFAITVPEGVGEGTYDLEMEVDYSYTSQVASTTGAYNNREASETYTVEVRVEDQARFRVVDTSSNVLVGDEGTVTLDVRNIGSQPARDATVNLRSSTADIRFGESASASRFVGNWDAGETKTVEFDATATNSAATSSYSLTSTVQFEDTDGVPARSNNLSVGVTPQGEQSFSLSNVSSDLRVGEEGTVSGTITNDGPQVAQSAVVTVQTNSGTLSSQESEYAVGTLRPNQSAQFEFTVDVSESADPGARQLTHTVEFQNGDGDDRTSKSLNSRVQINESRSRFVVSVDESLDVPIGNSEVVAVNVTNNGEEPLTDVSAKAYVNDPLSLDDDEAFLGRLAPGETKTVRVSASVAGSAINKTYPMSMDFQYERPNGDTGISETYKVPVSAVEPEDSGLPITGIAVGLVAFLLIGGVFVYRRRL; encoded by the coding sequence ATGAATCGACGCCAACTCATCGCTATCGCGTTCGTTGGACTCCTCGTCGCGCCCGGAACGGCCGCGGCCGTCGTACGGGGATCCCCCGAACTCGCCGTGTTCACACCCGACAACTCCGTCTCGCCGGGCGAACGGACCACACTGAACGTTCAGATACAGAACACCGGTGACGTCAACGTCGCCGGCGGCAGCGCCGCGAGCATCTCGCAAGTGACCGCCGCGCGCGGCGTCACCGCCAGCCTCGATGCCGACGGCACGCCCATCGAAATCGACACCGGGCAAACCGCTGTCGGAACCATTCAAGACGGTCAGATTGGAACCGCCGGTTTCGCCATCACCGTCCCCGAGGGCGTCGGGGAGGGCACCTACGACTTAGAGATGGAGGTCGACTACTCCTACACCTCCCAAGTCGCCTCGACCACGGGCGCGTACAACAACCGCGAGGCCTCCGAAACGTACACGGTGGAAGTGCGCGTCGAGGACCAAGCGCGCTTCCGCGTCGTCGACACCTCCTCGAACGTCCTCGTGGGTGACGAGGGAACGGTCACGCTCGACGTGCGCAACATCGGGTCCCAACCCGCCCGCGACGCCACCGTCAACCTCCGCTCCTCGACGGCCGACATCCGCTTCGGCGAGTCCGCTTCGGCCTCCCGCTTCGTCGGCAACTGGGACGCCGGCGAGACCAAGACCGTCGAATTCGACGCCACCGCCACCAACAGCGCCGCGACGAGCAGTTACTCTTTGACCAGTACCGTTCAGTTCGAGGACACCGACGGCGTGCCCGCCCGCTCGAACAACCTCTCGGTGGGCGTCACGCCGCAGGGCGAACAATCCTTCTCGCTGTCGAACGTCAGCAGCGACCTCCGCGTCGGCGAGGAAGGCACCGTTTCGGGCACCATCACGAACGACGGACCGCAGGTCGCACAGAGCGCGGTCGTCACCGTCCAGACCAACTCCGGGACGCTGTCGAGCCAAGAGTCCGAGTACGCCGTCGGCACCCTGCGGCCGAACCAGTCCGCGCAGTTCGAGTTCACCGTCGACGTGAGCGAGAGCGCCGACCCGGGCGCCAGACAGCTGACTCACACCGTCGAGTTCCAGAACGGCGACGGCGACGACCGCACGAGCAAGTCTCTGAACAGCCGCGTGCAGATCAACGAGAGCCGAAGTCGCTTCGTCGTCTCCGTCGACGAGAGCCTCGACGTGCCCATCGGCAACAGCGAGGTCGTCGCGGTGAACGTCACGAACAACGGCGAGGAGCCGCTGACGGACGTGAGCGCGAAAGCGTACGTGAACGACCCGCTCTCGTTGGACGACGACGAGGCGTTCCTGGGGCGACTCGCTCCCGGTGAAACGAAGACCGTGCGCGTGAGCGCGAGCGTCGCGGGGTCGGCGATCAACAAGACGTACCCGATGTCGATGGACTTCCAGTACGAGCGACCGAACGGCGACACGGGGATATCCGAGACGTACAAAGTTCCCGTCTCCGCGGTCGAACCCGAGGACAGCGGCCTCCCGATCACTGGAATCGCCGTCGGTCTGGTGGCGTTCCTGCTGATCGGTGGCGTCTTCGTCTACCGCCGACGCCTGTAA